The following proteins come from a genomic window of Achromobacter sp. AONIH1:
- a CDS encoding branched-chain amino acid ABC transporter permease — MTDIFGIPIQALFGQLLLGLVNGSFYAMLSLGLAVIFGLLNVINFAHGALYMLGAFVAWMGLSYLGLNYWIMLLLAPLVVGLFGIIIEKLLLKHLYKLDHLYGLLLTFGLTLLIEGLFRSFYGVSGQPYPTPDALRGATNLGFMILPNYRGWVVAASLVVCLATWFVIERTRLGALLRAGTENPRLVEAFGVNVPRMITLTYGFGVALAGFAGVLAAPVLQISPLMGSNLIIVVFAVVVIGGMGSIMGAIVTGLGLGVIEGLTKVFWPEASSTVVFIIMAIVLLIRPAGLFGKEK; from the coding sequence TTCTATGCCATGCTCTCGCTCGGCCTGGCCGTTATCTTCGGGCTGCTGAACGTCATCAACTTCGCGCACGGCGCGCTCTACATGCTGGGCGCCTTCGTCGCCTGGATGGGCCTGTCGTACCTGGGGTTGAACTACTGGATCATGCTGCTGCTGGCGCCACTGGTGGTCGGCCTGTTCGGCATCATCATCGAAAAACTGCTGCTCAAGCACCTGTACAAGCTCGACCACCTGTACGGCCTGCTGCTGACCTTCGGCCTGACCCTGCTCATCGAAGGCCTGTTCCGCAGCTTCTACGGCGTGTCGGGCCAGCCCTACCCCACGCCTGACGCCCTGCGCGGCGCCACCAACCTCGGCTTCATGATCCTGCCCAACTACCGCGGCTGGGTGGTGGCGGCCTCGCTGGTGGTGTGCCTGGCGACCTGGTTCGTGATCGAACGCACCCGCCTGGGTGCGCTGCTGCGCGCCGGCACCGAGAACCCGCGCCTGGTCGAGGCCTTCGGCGTGAACGTGCCGCGCATGATCACGCTGACCTATGGCTTCGGCGTGGCGCTGGCGGGCTTTGCCGGCGTGCTGGCCGCGCCGGTCCTGCAGATTTCCCCATTGATGGGTTCGAACCTGATCATCGTCGTGTTCGCGGTGGTGGTGATCGGCGGCATGGGCTCCATCATGGGCGCCATCGTCACCGGCCTGGGCCTGGGCGTGATCGAGGGCCTGACCAAGGTGTTCTGGCCCGAAGCGTCCAGCACGGTCGTCTTCATCATCATGGCCATCGTTCTGTTGATCCGCCCGGCCGGGCTGTTCGGAAAAGAAAAATGA